From a region of the Enterobacter cancerogenus genome:
- a CDS encoding YsaB family lipoprotein — MMMKRVVSLFLLLMLAGCSTSQEAPVQKAQQGKISPERTLGMEQLCKDRAAHRYNAEAQNIAVTGFEHFQGSYEMRGHTARKEGFVCSFDADGQFLHLSMR; from the coding sequence ATGATGATGAAGCGTGTAGTGTCTCTCTTTCTGCTGTTGATGCTCGCAGGATGCAGTACGTCGCAGGAAGCCCCGGTGCAAAAAGCACAGCAGGGGAAAATTAGCCCGGAACGCACGCTGGGCATGGAGCAACTCTGTAAAGATCGGGCGGCCCATCGCTATAACGCTGAGGCGCAAAATATTGCCGTCACCGGCTTTGAGCATTTTCAGGGGAGCTATGAGATGCGGGGGCATACCGCGCGTAAAGAGGGCTTTGTCTGTTCATTTGACGCGGACGGCCAGTTTTTACACCTCTCGATGCGCTAG
- a CDS encoding acyltransferase produces the protein MQSKINWIDNLRGIACLMVVMIHTTTWYVTNAHSISQVNWDIANILNSASRVSVPLFFMISGFLFFGERSAQPRHFIRIASCLLFYSAVALLYITLFTSINAGLSLKNLLQKPVFYHLWFFFAIIVIYLVSPLIQVKHIGGKMLLALMVVIGIVANPNTVSQKVAGFEWLPVDLYINGDTFYYVLYGMLGRAIGMMDTGKRGLNLLCGAAFILSVGIISRGTLHELQWRGNFADTWYLYCGPMVFICAVSLLTLVKNTLNSRPLPVLGFISRHSLGIYGFHALVIHALRTRGVELKSWPLLDIIWIFSATLAASLLLSMLLQKIDTRRFVS, from the coding sequence ATGCAGTCAAAAATTAACTGGATTGATAACCTGCGGGGCATAGCGTGCCTGATGGTGGTGATGATCCACACGACCACCTGGTATGTCACCAACGCGCACAGTATCAGTCAGGTTAACTGGGATATCGCGAATATTCTTAACTCCGCCTCCCGCGTCAGCGTGCCGTTATTCTTTATGATCTCCGGCTTTCTCTTTTTTGGCGAGCGTAGCGCACAGCCAAGACACTTTATCCGCATCGCTTCGTGTCTGCTGTTTTACAGCGCCGTCGCGCTGCTCTACATCACGCTGTTTACGTCAATCAACGCCGGGCTGTCGCTGAAAAATCTGCTGCAAAAACCGGTGTTCTATCATCTGTGGTTTTTCTTCGCCATTATCGTTATCTATCTGGTCTCTCCGCTGATCCAGGTAAAACATATTGGCGGCAAAATGCTGCTGGCTTTAATGGTTGTGATTGGCATCGTGGCAAACCCGAATACCGTCTCGCAGAAAGTCGCTGGTTTTGAGTGGCTGCCCGTCGATCTTTATATCAACGGCGACACGTTTTACTACGTGCTGTACGGCATGCTGGGGCGCGCCATCGGCATGATGGATACCGGCAAACGGGGGCTAAACCTGCTTTGCGGGGCGGCGTTTATCCTCAGCGTGGGGATAATTTCACGAGGCACGCTGCACGAACTGCAGTGGCGCGGCAACTTTGCCGATACCTGGTACCTGTACTGTGGGCCGATGGTGTTTATCTGTGCGGTTTCCCTGCTCACGCTTGTGAAAAATACCCTGAACAGCCGCCCGCTTCCGGTGCTGGGCTTTATCTCACGCCACTCGCTGGGGATTTACGGTTTTCACGCGCTGGTGATCCACGCGCTTCGTACGCGCGGCGTTGAGCTGAAAAGCTGGCCACTGCTGGACATTATCTGGATTTTTTCCGCCACGCTGGCAGCGAGCCTGCTGCTGTCCATGCTGTTGCAGAAAATCGATACGCGCAGGTTTGTGAGCTAA